From Desulfomonilaceae bacterium, a single genomic window includes:
- a CDS encoding trimeric intracellular cation channel family protein, which produces MVYYLNILGTAIFAIGGSLAAARKGMDLFGVVVAAVLTAIGGGTLRDLCLGVHPVNWVTDSTGLVIAGVCGVLTFTYVSLRQFNNIPFKHLNVADAFGLALFTVIGCDTAVNLGSNALITVTMGMLTGSGGGIMRDVFSGEIPLFFRKEIYATACLVGGAAYLIILSLDMPDGWAMLGGAAVTLGIRLAAIHWRLSLPNLAQYEEKLKT; this is translated from the coding sequence ATGGTCTACTATCTGAATATCCTCGGGACTGCGATTTTTGCGATTGGGGGCTCCCTAGCCGCCGCGCGTAAGGGAATGGATTTGTTCGGGGTTGTGGTAGCCGCTGTATTGACAGCCATAGGCGGCGGCACATTACGTGACCTTTGCCTTGGAGTCCATCCCGTCAACTGGGTAACTGACTCGACCGGACTTGTGATTGCGGGAGTCTGCGGCGTGTTGACATTCACCTACGTCAGTTTGCGCCAATTTAACAACATACCGTTCAAACATCTGAATGTAGCCGACGCGTTCGGACTCGCCCTGTTCACTGTGATCGGATGCGATACAGCCGTAAATCTTGGGTCAAATGCGCTTATTACGGTCACAATGGGGATGCTGACTGGATCGGGCGGCGGCATCATGCGCGATGTGTTTTCGGGGGAGATTCCCCTGTTCTTCCGTAAGGAAATCTATGCTACGGCGTGCCTTGTCGGTGGGGCAGCCTATTTAATTATACTTTCTCTGGACATGCCCGACGGCTGGGCAATGCTGGGAGGGGCCGCGGTGACACTTGGGATACGCCTCGCAGCTATCCATTGGCGCTTATCTTTGCCCAACCTGGCTCAATATGAGGAGAAGCTGAAAACGTGA
- a CDS encoding M20 family metallo-hydrolase, with the protein MTFQRIAQRIEELTDQSVEFLARICSIPALGPENGGTGEMAKYLVIKEEILKIGPDRIIEVPAPDDRVPDGVRPNLLAIFDGKDTSRTLWILSHIDVVPVGERRLWDHDPFQPHVEDGYLYGRGVEDNGQALASSVFAARAVKEVGSFSLNVGLALVSDEESGSHYGLDHVLKNRPDLFRQGDLILVPDAGSKDGDVIEISEKHLFQVQFKITGKQGHASRPDKCRNTLRAAANMIVDLDKALHDRFNQRDSFFNPPESTFEPTRKDANVQNINTIPGEDVFFFDCRVLPSIDPGDVSSEMLAVAGEVADRFGVEVAVAERLRSESPHGTPQDSPVVIELAQAVQEIYGVQPRPQGIGGQTVATFFRKAGLAAAVWEKIEGLAHAPNERILISNLVGNAKVFGRMMVNSK; encoded by the coding sequence GTGACTTTTCAAAGGATCGCCCAACGTATCGAAGAACTTACAGACCAGTCCGTCGAGTTTCTTGCACGGATATGCTCCATTCCCGCCCTTGGCCCGGAAAACGGTGGAACAGGGGAAATGGCGAAATACCTGGTCATAAAGGAAGAGATCCTGAAGATAGGTCCGGACCGGATTATCGAGGTTCCAGCGCCGGATGATCGAGTTCCTGATGGAGTTCGACCCAATCTGCTGGCGATTTTCGACGGTAAAGACACTTCGAGAACGCTATGGATTCTCAGCCATATTGATGTTGTGCCCGTGGGAGAACGCAGGCTGTGGGATCACGATCCGTTTCAACCACATGTTGAAGATGGCTACCTTTACGGACGCGGCGTAGAAGATAACGGGCAGGCATTGGCTTCGAGCGTTTTCGCCGCTCGTGCGGTTAAAGAGGTTGGGAGCTTCAGTCTGAATGTTGGGCTTGCCCTTGTTTCTGACGAAGAATCGGGAAGCCATTACGGACTGGACCATGTTCTAAAGAACCGGCCTGACCTCTTCAGACAGGGAGATCTGATACTCGTTCCGGACGCGGGCTCTAAAGACGGTGACGTAATTGAAATTTCGGAAAAACACCTTTTTCAGGTTCAGTTCAAGATAACGGGAAAGCAGGGACACGCTAGTCGTCCGGACAAGTGCAGGAACACTCTTCGTGCTGCGGCCAATATGATAGTGGATTTGGACAAGGCTTTGCACGATCGCTTCAACCAGCGTGACAGTTTTTTTAACCCTCCGGAGAGTACCTTCGAACCCACTCGTAAGGACGCAAATGTTCAAAACATTAACACTATACCAGGTGAGGATGTTTTCTTCTTTGATTGCAGAGTCCTACCTAGTATCGACCCTGGTGATGTGTCCAGCGAGATGCTGGCCGTAGCAGGGGAAGTAGCGGATAGGTTTGGGGTTGAAGTTGCAGTAGCTGAGCGCCTGAGGAGTGAGTCTCCTCATGGCACACCGCAGGATTCCCCCGTGGTTATCGAACTTGCGCAGGCGGTCCAGGAAATCTACGGAGTACAGCCAAGGCCGCAGGGAATAGGCGGACAGACGGTTGCGACTTTTTTCAGGAAGGCTGGGCTTGCAGCCGCTGTATGGGAAAAAATTGAAGGATTGGCTCATGCGCCGAACGAGAGGATTCTGATCTCAAATCTTGTCGGAAACGCCAAGGTTTTCGGTCGTATGATGGTCAACTCGAAATGA
- a CDS encoding TolC family protein, translating to MVRLARITPVLMVATLLVFGGVGSMDALAAKKLAAVKNGLAYDSKSSQGAGRPAATKAPTPPSDTKSMTLQNKPDSDVMGPTDGASGPNYRNVDPNLRVSLPQAVSIAITRNLTMADSRLAVEEKEYQRREAYSDFFPSITLQYSGTWDRYRNSSFVSALTSAQDSRYASYQQVVRRDDLFPGPPLYPFRIDPFRQFTGSVTITQPIFSGGKLISDYKYARLGVDYTAIQFDVNKQDLILNVYQAYYGMMQAEKLLEVANSSIRALEALRNQTMEFYKAGVVPKVDVLSTEGQLAQALIQRTQALADIAKNQANLNYFLRNPQDTPTDVVMDLSHRPSEYRLPDAYAIAAANRLEIRQANISVDQALALVKSAKADVMPSIDVATRGVRYNDDWNVIDPEGTNDWQIQGLLTWTFDMFRKRSTVAEKRTTEARAFVNRELLVETIMNEVKQAYEDMKRSESDIANNKAAVEYRTENFRINQERYKEQVATYVEVLDAQRQLSLSQGDYYISLMGFKINRATLERKMGILGEGNVHDVPWNHGAH from the coding sequence ATGGTCAGGCTAGCTCGAATTACACCGGTTCTCATGGTGGCCACTCTGCTTGTTTTCGGGGGAGTGGGTTCCATGGACGCACTGGCGGCTAAAAAACTTGCGGCTGTCAAGAACGGCCTGGCGTACGACTCGAAGAGTTCCCAGGGCGCTGGTCGTCCGGCTGCCACCAAGGCGCCGACGCCTCCGAGCGATACCAAGTCAATGACATTACAAAACAAACCTGATTCCGATGTCATGGGACCAACAGACGGGGCCTCGGGTCCGAATTACAGGAACGTCGACCCAAACCTCAGAGTCAGCCTACCTCAGGCCGTCTCTATTGCCATCACCAGAAACTTGACAATGGCGGATTCCAGGCTTGCGGTTGAAGAAAAGGAATATCAGCGCCGTGAAGCGTATTCGGACTTCTTTCCTTCGATTACTTTGCAGTATTCCGGTACGTGGGATAGATACCGAAACAGCAGTTTTGTTTCCGCTCTTACGTCAGCTCAGGATTCCCGCTATGCCTCGTATCAGCAAGTGGTTCGACGGGATGACCTGTTCCCCGGCCCTCCGTTGTATCCTTTCCGCATCGACCCGTTTCGTCAGTTCACAGGTTCGGTCACGATAACGCAGCCGATATTCAGCGGTGGCAAGCTGATTAGCGACTACAAGTACGCCAGGCTGGGGGTCGACTACACCGCAATCCAGTTTGATGTGAATAAACAGGACCTCATCCTTAATGTATACCAGGCCTATTACGGTATGATGCAGGCAGAGAAACTGCTTGAGGTAGCGAATTCCTCAATTCGAGCGCTTGAGGCTCTGCGCAACCAGACCATGGAATTCTATAAGGCTGGAGTCGTCCCAAAAGTGGACGTGCTGTCTACTGAAGGTCAGTTGGCTCAGGCATTGATCCAGAGGACCCAGGCCCTGGCCGACATCGCCAAAAATCAGGCAAACCTGAATTATTTCTTGAGGAATCCTCAGGACACTCCTACCGACGTCGTCATGGATTTGTCGCATCGACCGAGCGAATACAGATTGCCTGACGCTTACGCAATCGCGGCCGCCAACAGGCTGGAAATTCGACAGGCCAATATTTCCGTTGATCAGGCGCTGGCCCTTGTAAAATCCGCCAAGGCTGATGTCATGCCGAGTATCGATGTCGCGACTCGAGGTGTACGGTATAATGACGATTGGAATGTTATTGATCCGGAAGGAACAAACGATTGGCAAATTCAGGGTCTTTTGACCTGGACATTCGACATGTTCCGCAAGCGTTCGACTGTAGCCGAGAAAAGAACTACCGAAGCCAGGGCCTTCGTGAATCGAGAACTGCTCGTCGAAACGATCATGAACGAAGTGAAGCAGGCATACGAGGACATGAAACGGTCAGAGAGCGACATAGCGAATAATAAGGCCGCAGTCGAGTACCGGACCGAGAACTTCCGTATCAACCAGGAACGTTACAAAGAGCAGGTGGCTACATACGTCGAGGTGTTGGACGCACAAAGGCAGTTGTCACTTTCCCAAGGCGACTATTACATATCTTTGATGGGCTTCAAGATAAACCGTGCGACACTTGAACGGAAAATGGGAATCCTGGGGGAGGGGAACGTCCATGATGTCCCCTGGAATCATGGCGCTCATTGA
- a CDS encoding PAS domain S-box protein — MGDSSKETDSLLREINDLRNRINELEAERRTLRHREEWSKNLLEAMNDGVVALDEAGSIIYVNTKACETLGYACEEIIGHRADEFMSGDFVKQFGEEFSKRVQKERGVYEFEIKRPDGQTISVIYSASPSFDDDGRLKGSIGVLTDINRRKRTEEIITTEKDLFKSLAESSPFGLVVVSESGDFEYLNPKFTEMFGYNLSDLPNGNSWLEKAYPDPDYRHEVVRVWKEDLRSANLNDLRPRTFTVRCRDGSDKVIHFRPVRVESGRDIITCEDITDRKQLERELAEAIEELKQSNLEIEGLLSSARSVLESDNFQQAARYILKRALKLIEAQCGHLSALDSRGEMQNVLCFEPGEQACDLDPSQEIPVTGLHQLVYNMKRAFFRNDIDLGGNSLDLPKGHVNLENILMVPLVAQNKTLGLLALGNKNGGFTEGDAQLAEAFAEIAAIGLLNWRIAEQLEKSEERYRMIFANSPLGIMHYDKQGVILDFNDQFLNILGAPREKLQEFRMLERLTDPGLLGAIKASLAGQTGHYEGEYHSVTGDRDVPLRAVFNSVTSEGGEFLGGVGMYEDLSSLKAAENALVQHERVRAVADLAGGVAHNFNNLLQIIMGSLELSLIDLEAGRHAKARESIQWMRDSVRLGAETVRRLQTFARIRAEGQAEDRKVFDVSQVVFQAVEISKPWWKDNRQKDGDSISLRQKVEKGMMIEGLDNQIFEVVTNLIKNAVEACPNGGKVDVSLHSEDGFAVIEVSDTGNGIPEDYLGKIFDPFWTSKKTNIGTGLGLAVCHGIVETHGGSITARSKPGEITVFTVKLPLSEKPPVEEPPEQSFIPIARRILIIDDMEPIVEMLGQVLEQMEYTIFSALSGKQAIDIFKSEDVDVVICDLVMPGIDGLKVGKAVKAICMERGTSKTPFILLTGWGGQTMEDLVVRESGIDAILEKPVDMKRLLDTIGKLAAAQN; from the coding sequence ATGGGAGACTCATCAAAGGAGACCGACAGCCTCCTCCGCGAGATCAATGATCTCAGAAATCGTATAAACGAACTTGAAGCTGAAAGACGAACCCTTAGACATAGGGAAGAATGGTCCAAGAATCTCCTCGAAGCCATGAACGATGGTGTGGTCGCTCTGGATGAAGCAGGCAGCATCATATACGTCAACACCAAGGCTTGCGAAACACTGGGGTATGCTTGTGAGGAAATAATTGGACATAGAGCCGATGAATTTATGTCTGGTGATTTTGTCAAGCAATTTGGGGAGGAGTTCTCGAAACGTGTTCAAAAGGAACGAGGAGTTTATGAATTCGAGATAAAGAGACCTGACGGTCAGACAATTTCAGTAATATATTCCGCTTCTCCGTCGTTTGACGATGATGGCAGGCTAAAAGGCAGCATCGGTGTTCTAACGGATATTAACCGGCGCAAAAGAACCGAAGAGATCATCACAACGGAAAAAGATCTTTTCAAGTCCCTTGCAGAGAGTTCGCCATTTGGGTTGGTTGTAGTTTCCGAGAGTGGTGATTTTGAATATTTGAATCCAAAATTTACCGAGATGTTCGGATACAATTTATCCGACCTCCCCAATGGAAATAGCTGGTTAGAGAAGGCGTACCCGGATCCTGATTACAGACACGAAGTTGTGAGGGTGTGGAAGGAAGACTTGAGATCTGCAAACCTTAATGATCTAAGGCCGAGAACTTTTACTGTGAGGTGCAGGGACGGGTCGGACAAGGTGATTCATTTCAGGCCGGTTCGCGTGGAATCGGGACGGGACATCATAACATGCGAGGACATCACGGATCGGAAGCAGTTGGAAAGAGAACTGGCCGAAGCCATTGAGGAACTTAAACAATCCAATCTTGAAATTGAGGGATTACTGAGTTCAGCCAGGTCGGTTCTTGAGAGCGACAATTTTCAGCAGGCGGCGCGATATATCCTGAAAAGAGCCCTAAAACTCATCGAGGCCCAATGCGGCCATCTCTCAGCCCTGGATTCTCGAGGCGAGATGCAGAATGTCCTTTGTTTCGAACCGGGAGAACAGGCCTGTGATCTGGATCCCAGTCAGGAGATTCCGGTAACGGGCCTGCATCAGCTTGTCTACAACATGAAGAGAGCCTTTTTCAGAAACGATATTGATTTAGGGGGAAATTCTCTGGATTTGCCCAAAGGACATGTCAATCTCGAGAATATTCTTATGGTTCCTCTTGTAGCTCAAAACAAAACTCTGGGATTGCTGGCGCTCGGAAACAAAAATGGCGGCTTTACCGAAGGAGACGCTCAACTGGCTGAAGCCTTTGCGGAAATAGCCGCAATTGGACTACTTAATTGGAGAATCGCTGAGCAATTGGAGAAAAGCGAAGAACGATACCGCATGATTTTTGCCAATTCGCCGCTTGGAATCATGCATTATGACAAGCAGGGAGTGATCCTAGATTTCAATGACCAATTTCTCAATATTTTGGGCGCTCCACGCGAGAAACTTCAGGAATTCAGAATGCTGGAACGCCTTACGGATCCCGGTTTGCTTGGGGCTATAAAGGCTAGTCTTGCGGGGCAAACCGGGCATTACGAAGGAGAATATCACTCTGTGACCGGGGATAGAGATGTTCCTCTGCGAGCTGTGTTTAACAGTGTCACATCCGAAGGTGGCGAATTCCTTGGTGGAGTAGGTATGTACGAGGATCTCAGTTCCCTAAAGGCTGCGGAAAACGCCCTGGTCCAACATGAACGGGTCAGAGCGGTAGCGGACCTTGCAGGAGGGGTCGCCCACAACTTCAACAACCTGTTGCAAATCATCATGGGTAGTCTCGAGTTGTCCCTGATCGACCTGGAGGCTGGGAGACATGCGAAGGCTAGAGAATCTATTCAATGGATGCGGGACAGTGTCCGACTGGGGGCTGAAACTGTCCGAAGACTCCAGACATTTGCTCGTATAAGGGCAGAAGGCCAGGCCGAGGATCGTAAGGTTTTCGACGTTTCGCAGGTAGTCTTTCAAGCTGTAGAAATCAGTAAACCATGGTGGAAAGATAACCGGCAAAAGGATGGCGATTCAATCAGCCTTAGACAAAAGGTCGAAAAAGGTATGATGATAGAGGGCCTGGATAATCAAATCTTCGAGGTTGTGACCAACCTCATAAAGAACGCGGTTGAAGCGTGTCCCAATGGTGGGAAGGTGGATGTAAGCCTCCATTCTGAGGACGGTTTTGCAGTCATTGAGGTCTCTGATACAGGTAATGGAATTCCCGAAGATTACCTCGGGAAGATTTTCGATCCATTCTGGACGTCAAAAAAGACCAACATTGGTACAGGTCTTGGCCTAGCTGTTTGCCATGGCATAGTTGAGACTCATGGAGGGTCTATAACCGCCAGGAGCAAACCGGGAGAGATAACGGTTTTTACCGTTAAACTGCCTCTGTCTGAAAAGCCGCCAGTAGAAGAGCCCCCTGAACAGTCATTTATACCAATTGCCCGCCGAATCCTGATAATTGACGACATGGAACCGATAGTTGAAATGCTTGGTCAGGTTTTAGAACAAATGGAATACACGATATTTTCGGCTTTGTCCGGAAAGCAGGCTATTGATATTTTTAAGTCCGAAGATGTTGATGTAGTGATCTGTGATCTGGTAATGCCGGGCATAGATGGTTTGAAGGTAGGCAAGGCCGTGAAGGCAATTTGCATGGAAAGAGGGACGTCCAAGACCCCCTTTATTCTTCTCACGGGCTGGGGTGGCCAAACTATGGAAGATTTAGTCGTCCGCGAATCAGGGATCGACGCGATACTGGAGAAGCCGGTAGATATGAAAAGACTCTTGGATACCATCGGAAAGCTCGCCGCAGCGCAAAACTAG
- a CDS encoding adenylate/guanylate cyclase domain-containing protein: protein MIILYREVITVYQERFENLFRVALKITSSLNISDILETLRDEAKVSIPNLQEACLLLVDPEAANYTRPLHCAMSSDSINCQLCKRGRKAITASLENPAAYLCILSGQDGSQVFSSATPVDGLSEVAIPVYHDGQPLAVLNAVAREDAKITEKDLILLKDLTDLASNVITNAKKHWKMSQQKLTLDRILGHLRPFVPQTVQNIVDKNPDAPSLDKIETEITVLFLDVAGYTRISESLNQDQVNFIIEKYFSSFLDIIYGHNGDINETAGDGLMVIFQGASNESAMNAARAALDIRRRTNEINIELQGRFQPIVINMGINSGTAAVGMSRFQGKAGTRMTFTASGSVTNLAARIAAEASDGDILVGADTADKIRANMVLYDRGNMRFKNVANLTHVYSLLPGNHTEQDFADEIQP, encoded by the coding sequence ATGATTATTCTATATCGAGAGGTGATCACAGTGTATCAGGAGCGTTTTGAAAATCTTTTCAGAGTAGCCTTGAAGATTACCTCCTCACTCAACATTTCCGACATACTGGAAACACTGAGGGATGAGGCCAAGGTATCCATTCCCAACCTTCAGGAGGCGTGTCTTCTCCTGGTCGATCCTGAAGCCGCCAACTACACGCGTCCACTGCACTGCGCAATGTCCTCAGACTCTATAAACTGTCAACTCTGCAAGAGAGGACGAAAGGCGATCACCGCCAGTCTGGAAAATCCAGCGGCCTATCTTTGCATATTATCTGGTCAGGACGGATCTCAAGTCTTTTCTTCAGCGACTCCTGTTGACGGGTTATCTGAGGTTGCGATCCCGGTCTATCACGATGGGCAGCCACTAGCGGTCCTAAACGCAGTCGCGCGTGAAGACGCCAAAATCACTGAAAAGGACCTGATACTCCTTAAAGATCTGACCGACCTGGCTTCCAACGTTATAACAAACGCAAAAAAACACTGGAAAATGTCCCAGCAGAAATTAACACTGGACAGAATCTTAGGCCATCTGCGACCTTTTGTTCCCCAAACCGTTCAAAATATAGTAGACAAGAATCCAGACGCCCCGTCACTCGACAAGATAGAAACCGAAATAACAGTCCTGTTTCTGGATGTGGCCGGTTACACCAGAATCAGCGAGTCCCTGAATCAGGATCAGGTCAATTTTATAATAGAAAAATATTTCTCAAGCTTCCTCGACATCATTTATGGACATAACGGCGACATCAATGAAACGGCCGGTGATGGACTCATGGTGATTTTTCAAGGCGCCTCCAACGAGTCAGCCATGAATGCCGCCAGGGCGGCTCTGGACATACGCCGTCGAACAAATGAGATTAACATCGAGTTGCAGGGTCGTTTCCAGCCGATCGTCATAAACATGGGAATAAACTCTGGTACTGCAGCCGTCGGCATGTCGCGCTTCCAGGGAAAGGCTGGCACTCGAATGACCTTTACAGCCAGCGGGTCAGTCACAAACCTTGCCGCAAGAATCGCAGCCGAGGCGTCCGACGGAGACATACTTGTGGGGGCGGACACTGCGGACAAAATTCGCGCTAATATGGTTCTTTACGATCGAGGTAACATGAGATTTAAGAATGTGGCGAATCTCACGCATGTCTATAGCCTGTTACCCGGCAATCACACGGAGCAGGATTTTGCTGACGAGATACAGCCCTGA
- a CDS encoding zinc ABC transporter substrate-binding protein, whose amino-acid sequence MWRSLAGLTLSLLIGLWPGLSFCGEGGAGGKINVFVGIEPIAYFVERIGGPLVEVSVLVGPGQDPHTFEPTPKLMAKLARAKMFFNLGFPFEETLVKKLGATFKNAEIVNIQKGIELRPVDEKDGDHHVGEEHGHAHEDDALDRHTWLDPQLAKIQAGTIADALIQVDPKNRQMYEANLKNFRADLDRIQEQLKEALAPVKGKSFFVFHPAFGYFAREYGLRQVAVEIEGKEPTARQLARLIKNAKEHDVKVIFVQPQFPKKNAENLAESIGGAVVPIDDLARDYVTNLEEIAKKLKSALQSQSR is encoded by the coding sequence ATGTGGAGAAGCCTGGCGGGACTGACGCTGTCCCTGTTGATAGGCCTTTGGCCCGGTTTGTCTTTCTGCGGTGAGGGTGGCGCCGGAGGCAAGATCAACGTTTTTGTCGGCATTGAGCCCATAGCCTATTTCGTAGAGAGGATAGGCGGTCCACTGGTCGAAGTCAGTGTGCTGGTGGGACCGGGTCAGGACCCCCACACTTTTGAGCCCACACCCAAACTGATGGCCAAACTAGCTAGAGCCAAGATGTTTTTCAACCTGGGATTTCCCTTCGAAGAGACACTGGTAAAAAAGCTTGGAGCGACATTCAAGAACGCTGAAATCGTTAATATCCAAAAAGGAATAGAGCTTCGACCCGTCGACGAAAAAGATGGGGATCACCACGTTGGAGAGGAACATGGACACGCCCATGAGGATGACGCTCTTGACCGACACACTTGGCTAGATCCACAGCTTGCCAAAATCCAGGCTGGAACCATAGCGGACGCGTTGATCCAAGTAGACCCCAAAAACCGTCAAATGTACGAAGCGAATCTAAAAAATTTCCGGGCAGATCTGGACAGGATTCAGGAACAGCTCAAAGAAGCGTTGGCGCCTGTCAAAGGCAAGAGCTTCTTTGTGTTTCACCCAGCGTTTGGATATTTTGCCCGCGAATATGGGTTGCGGCAGGTTGCAGTGGAAATTGAGGGCAAGGAACCAACAGCGAGACAATTGGCAAGATTGATTAAAAACGCGAAAGAGCATGATGTAAAAGTCATTTTTGTCCAACCCCAGTTTCCGAAAAAGAACGCCGAGAACCTCGCCGAATCGATAGGAGGCGCCGTAGTCCCAATCGATGATCTGGCCAGGGATTATGTCACAAACCTTGAGGAAATAGCCAAGAAACTCAAATCCGCTCTTCAGTCCCAATCAAGGTAA
- a CDS encoding ABC transporter ATP-binding protein produces the protein MDSSSLITTNVPAILINDLRFSYDSHPVLENVNISIPKGDFVSVVGPNGGGKTTLLKLMLGLLRPVQGLVRVFGQTPENARRLIGYMPQHSQLDQEFPATVMDVALMGRLGHGSVYGPYSRNDKEIADSVLGLVGLSDVRKKSFASISGGQRQRLFIARALACDPDLLLLDEPTANLDVVMEGDLYELLQKLNERLTIIMVSHDVGFVSSFVKTVICVKRKVLMHPTSEITGAIINEIYGAPMRMIRHNGGESCNCRNS, from the coding sequence ATGGATAGCTCCAGTCTGATAACAACAAACGTCCCTGCGATACTGATTAACGACCTTCGTTTTTCCTATGACTCCCATCCTGTTTTGGAAAATGTAAACATTTCCATCCCTAAAGGGGATTTCGTGTCGGTAGTGGGGCCTAACGGCGGAGGGAAGACTACGTTATTAAAGCTCATGTTGGGCTTGCTTCGCCCCGTTCAGGGGCTCGTACGGGTGTTCGGCCAGACTCCTGAAAACGCTAGGCGTCTCATCGGATATATGCCTCAGCATTCACAGTTGGATCAAGAGTTTCCAGCGACCGTTATGGATGTGGCGCTTATGGGGCGTCTAGGTCACGGCAGTGTCTACGGGCCTTATTCAAGGAATGACAAAGAAATTGCGGATAGCGTCCTCGGTTTGGTCGGACTGAGCGATGTTCGAAAAAAATCTTTTGCGTCAATTTCCGGTGGTCAGCGCCAAAGACTTTTTATAGCTCGGGCCCTGGCATGTGATCCTGACCTTCTTCTGCTTGATGAGCCGACCGCCAATCTGGACGTAGTCATGGAGGGAGACCTGTATGAATTACTGCAGAAGCTCAACGAGCGGCTCACGATAATCATGGTTTCTCATGATGTTGGTTTTGTATCCAGCTTTGTGAAAACCGTAATATGCGTCAAGAGGAAGGTACTGATGCACCCGACCAGTGAAATTACCGGCGCCATTATAAATGAGATATATGGGGCGCCGATGAGAATGATACGGCATAACGGTGGGGAGTCGTGCAATTGTCGGAATTCCTGA
- a CDS encoding metal ABC transporter permease, whose protein sequence is MQLSEFLTDLQQYSFLQNALLTGILASVACGVIGTYVVVRRISYIADGIAHTVLGGMGAALYLNRVYHWHSVIPLHGALVSALIAAAIIGLVSLRAKQREDTVISALWAIGMAVGIIFISRTPGYNEDLMGYLFGNILMVSSNDLWMLGGLDAIIVIAGLLFYNQFLAVCFDQEFARLRGLNVEVYYLLLLGLAALTVVVLSTVVGVVMVVAMLTLPIGIAALFSRTLWRMMVISTILCAIFTTSGLIVSYSPDYPAGATTIVIAGAAYLVAISVKWAFGRS, encoded by the coding sequence GTGCAATTGTCGGAATTCCTGACGGACCTGCAACAATACTCATTTCTCCAGAACGCCCTTTTGACGGGGATTCTCGCGAGCGTAGCCTGCGGTGTAATCGGCACATATGTCGTCGTGCGCAGGATCTCATATATTGCGGATGGCATTGCCCATACTGTGCTGGGAGGGATGGGAGCCGCCCTGTATCTGAACAGGGTATATCACTGGCATAGTGTAATTCCTCTGCATGGCGCCCTGGTATCGGCGCTTATCGCCGCTGCTATAATAGGTCTAGTTAGCCTTCGGGCGAAACAAAGGGAAGATACGGTAATCAGCGCCCTTTGGGCCATCGGCATGGCTGTGGGGATAATCTTTATTTCGCGGACGCCGGGATACAATGAGGATTTGATGGGGTACCTCTTCGGGAACATCCTCATGGTGTCGAGCAACGATCTCTGGATGCTGGGCGGGCTGGACGCCATAATTGTGATAGCCGGACTACTTTTCTACAACCAGTTTCTGGCGGTTTGTTTCGATCAGGAATTCGCGAGGCTCAGGGGGCTCAATGTTGAGGTTTATTATCTTCTTCTATTGGGCTTGGCGGCTCTGACAGTGGTAGTCCTGTCTACAGTGGTCGGTGTCGTCATGGTGGTGGCGATGCTGACGCTTCCGATAGGGATCGCCGCTCTCTTTTCCAGAACCCTATGGCGCATGATGGTTATCTCAACTATTTTATGCGCCATATTTACCACATCCGGATTAATTGTAAGCTATAGCCCGGACTATCCGGCAGGAGCGACGACCATTGTCATTGCCGGAGCGGCTTACTTGGTGGCCATATCTGTGAAATGGGCGTTTGGTCGCTCATAA